One Mangrovimonas cancribranchiae DNA segment encodes these proteins:
- a CDS encoding RNA methyltransferase — MNDNFTNEFFGIGIQNGKTPENLGVLWRTAQNLGASFIFTIGNRYAKQACDTHNAVKAMPYFHYNTFEDFFNNLPKGARLVGVELTDKAEPLETFHHPRRCVYLLGAEDHGLSKQAIEKSHFLVKFKSQLSLNVSVAGSIVMYDRGINKPRS, encoded by the coding sequence ATGAACGATAATTTTACAAACGAATTTTTTGGTATAGGTATTCAAAATGGCAAAACGCCTGAAAACTTAGGTGTACTGTGGCGTACAGCCCAAAACTTAGGTGCCAGTTTTATTTTTACCATTGGCAATCGTTATGCAAAACAGGCTTGCGATACTCATAATGCCGTAAAAGCCATGCCTTACTTTCATTACAACACTTTTGAAGATTTTTTCAATAATTTACCTAAAGGTGCACGATTAGTTGGCGTAGAGTTAACAGATAAAGCAGAACCTTTAGAAACATTTCATCACCCAAGACGATGTGTGTATTTACTAGGCGCAGAAGACCATGGGTTATCTAAACAGGCTATCGAAAAAAGTCATTTTTTAGTAAAATTTAAGTCACAATTAAGTTTAAATGTGTCTGTTGCAGGAAGTATTGTTATGTATGATAGGGGAATAAACAAACCAAGGTCGTAA
- the era gene encoding GTPase Era produces MAHKAGFVNIIGNPNVGKSTLMNAFIGEKLSIITSKAQTTRHRILGIVNGDDFQVILSDTPGIIKPAYELQASMMDFVKSAFEDADVLVYMVEVGEKMLKDADFFKKITHSKIPVLLLLNKIDISNQEQLEAQVDHWKEQVPNAEIYPISALEGFNVENVFQRIVELLPESPAFYPKDQLTDKPERFFVNETIREKILLHYKKEIPYAVEVETEEFFEDDKIIRIRSVIMVERDTQKGIIIGHKGTAIKRVGSEARKDLEAFFDKQIHIELYVKVNKNWRSDQKQLKRFGYNQK; encoded by the coding sequence ATGGCTCATAAAGCAGGTTTTGTAAATATTATTGGTAACCCAAATGTGGGTAAATCAACATTAATGAATGCTTTTATAGGAGAGAAATTATCTATTATCACCTCAAAAGCACAAACAACGCGACACCGTATTTTAGGTATTGTTAATGGCGACGATTTTCAGGTGATATTAAGCGATACGCCTGGAATTATCAAACCCGCATACGAATTACAAGCCTCTATGATGGACTTCGTTAAGTCTGCTTTTGAAGATGCCGATGTACTAGTATATATGGTTGAAGTAGGTGAGAAAATGTTAAAAGATGCTGACTTTTTTAAGAAGATAACCCATTCTAAAATTCCTGTTTTGTTGCTCTTAAATAAAATTGATATTTCAAACCAAGAGCAATTAGAAGCTCAAGTTGACCATTGGAAAGAACAGGTACCTAATGCCGAGATTTATCCTATTTCAGCATTAGAAGGCTTTAATGTTGAAAACGTATTCCAGCGTATCGTAGAATTGCTACCAGAATCGCCAGCATTTTATCCAAAAGATCAATTAACCGATAAACCAGAACGCTTTTTTGTAAACGAAACCATTCGCGAAAAAATCCTATTGCATTATAAAAAGGAAATCCCATATGCTGTAGAGGTGGAAACCGAAGAGTTTTTTGAAGACGACAAAATCATCAGAATACGTTCTGTTATTATGGTAGAGCGCGATACCCAAAAAGGGATTATTATTGGTCATAAAGGAACGGCTATAAAACGTGTAGGATCTGAAGCCAGAAAAGATTTAGAAGCCTTTTTTGATAAGCAAATCCATATCGAACTATACGTGAAAGTGAATAAAAATTGGCGAAGCGACCAAAAGCAACTTAAGCGTTTTGGCTATAATCAAAAATAA
- a CDS encoding TPM domain-containing protein, producing MPKTTLYSTLQIKSIACFLVCFLSWSYVSAQFDIPETPKEQTSVYDYVNLLSSVQKSQLEEKLIRYSDTTSTQIVVAIIATTKGENIGLLTPRWAHKWGIGQAKEDNGVFVLLANDDREIWISPGYGVEHKLTAGITGELIRNVIIPEFKRGDFHGGLDKGTDAIFQILQGEYQGTPKKNSSSGFPIGAFLPFLILFIIVLIALSKNRRNGGNGGSGGRKNKDFTIWDAIILSNMGRGSYGGSSGWGSGSGGGFSGGGFGGGFGGGGFSGGGAGGSW from the coding sequence ATGCCTAAAACAACATTATATAGTACTTTACAAATAAAATCAATTGCATGTTTTTTGGTGTGTTTTTTAAGCTGGAGTTATGTCTCTGCGCAATTTGATATTCCAGAAACACCTAAAGAGCAAACTAGTGTTTACGATTATGTTAATCTACTTTCTAGTGTGCAAAAATCGCAGCTTGAAGAAAAGCTTATTCGTTACTCCGATACTACTTCAACACAAATTGTAGTTGCTATTATAGCCACTACAAAAGGCGAAAATATTGGGCTTCTAACTCCAAGATGGGCACATAAATGGGGAATTGGACAAGCCAAAGAAGATAATGGTGTTTTTGTTCTTCTTGCAAATGATGACAGAGAAATATGGATTTCTCCAGGCTATGGTGTAGAACACAAATTAACCGCAGGAATTACTGGAGAGCTTATTAGAAATGTTATTATTCCTGAGTTTAAACGCGGTGATTTTCACGGCGGACTTGATAAAGGCACCGATGCTATTTTTCAAATCTTACAAGGAGAATATCAAGGAACACCTAAAAAAAACTCCTCAAGTGGCTTTCCAATAGGAGCTTTTCTTCCTTTCCTTATCCTCTTTATCATTGTGCTTATTGCATTATCAAAAAACAGACGTAATGGCGGCAATGGAGGCTCTGGTGGCCGTAAAAATAAAGACTTTACTATTTGGGACGCCATTATTTTAAGTAATATGGGACGTGGTAGTTATGGTGGCTCATCTGGCTGGGGAAGTGGTTCTGGAGGCGGCTTTTCCGGTGGTGGATTCGGTGGCGGTTTTGGCGGCGGCGGGTTCTCAGGCGGCGGTGCTGGTGGTAGTTGGTAA
- a CDS encoding DMT family transporter: MKEKQQGLLAILTANTIFGLNIPVTKALMDTWMTPMGYTVTRMFFGVLIFWFIGLFLSKEKVNKKDFPIIFVGGLMGFIGTQFLFSQALQYTSPVTFSLLMALTPVVVLALSTIFLKEVVSVKKIIGILISITGAILIIVLGDSDGSESGNAFLGILFSVLCVFCYAGYLVMTRKVSMKYQPVTIAKWMFLVSALAAFPFSFSELDHQVIFSGESNLMAYSFLAFALLFSTTLAFFLMPYALKRLEASTVSIFMNLQPIIASIVAVVVGQDYFTWDKPLAVILVVIGVYMVTYKKRSVKV; encoded by the coding sequence ATGAAAGAAAAACAACAGGGATTATTAGCGATTTTAACGGCTAATACAATTTTTGGATTAAATATTCCTGTAACTAAAGCATTGATGGACACTTGGATGACACCCATGGGTTACACAGTAACTCGGATGTTTTTTGGTGTCCTCATTTTTTGGTTTATAGGTTTATTTCTGTCAAAGGAAAAAGTTAATAAAAAAGACTTTCCTATAATTTTTGTTGGCGGATTAATGGGCTTCATCGGAACACAATTTTTGTTTTCCCAGGCATTGCAATATACATCACCTGTTACTTTTTCTTTGTTGATGGCGCTTACACCAGTGGTCGTACTAGCACTATCTACTATTTTTTTGAAAGAAGTAGTATCAGTAAAAAAAATAATTGGAATTCTAATTAGTATTACTGGCGCTATTCTAATTATCGTTTTAGGTGATTCGGATGGTAGCGAATCGGGTAATGCATTTTTAGGTATATTATTCTCGGTTTTATGTGTGTTTTGTTATGCTGGTTATTTGGTTATGACAAGAAAAGTATCCATGAAATACCAACCTGTTACTATTGCAAAATGGATGTTTTTGGTATCTGCTCTGGCAGCATTTCCTTTTAGTTTTTCTGAATTAGACCATCAGGTTATTTTTTCAGGTGAATCAAATCTTATGGCTTATTCTTTTCTGGCATTTGCATTATTATTTTCTACAACTTTAGCCTTTTTCTTAATGCCATATGCACTAAAACGATTAGAAGCAAGTACAGTAAGTATCTTTATGAATTTACAACCAATTATTGCATCTATAGTTGCTGTTGTGGTAGGGCAGGACTACTTTACTTGGGATAAGCCTCTGGCTGTTATTTTAGTTGTTATTGGGGTGTATATGGTAACTTATAAAAAGAGGTCGGTAAAGGTTTAA
- a CDS encoding outer membrane beta-barrel protein, which yields MNRLLVVLALLCISMSFSQSKHFEISGTLLTEEDRTPLESATVYLQKERDSSLITYTISDKNGEFILENKTSEKSANMFVSYVGYNTYFKKVNLEKGKINLKEILMQVNSNALDEVVIKSAAPVTIKKDTLEFNVKSFKTKKDATVEDLLKQLPGVEVDDEGQITVNGKPVNKILVNGKPFFGDDPTITTKNLTKEIIDKIQVVDTKSKSEAFTGETTDGENKTINLTISEDKNKGVFGRVAAGVGTDERYEAAGMLNYFNNDRRLSVLAGGNNINSPGFSFGEIRKMFGGARSMSMSSNGTFTIDGRTFGGGQGITESRSIGANYADVLGKKDNVDISADYFHSGSSSENETASQRENILPDSRYFTNSNSVSNSDSNSHSVNMGFDVEIDSTFLINVDPSFRFSDGKTTYNSRENSRNQDGQLTNDSYTNSYVENQARSFSNRLNVTKRFGDKGGYIRMNINNEISTRTSDDYLNSETNIYGEDVTDPNNPDFVLIDQEARDQYTDSENEVNTISSGITYRLPIVAKSLFLNFQYNYTRSKTNDVKTTLDRNGTNNEFTDFNQDLSTDFEYLDEESTPGISINYNKDKFYSRIGVSYLFRTMENTDFLRPQLSIKRKFENMQINSYLNYRFGKNSSVYFNYRLRNEAPQLSQLQAFQDVSNPLNTVTGNPNLDPSNNHRLYFGFNSYNFQDRTGFYSYFGAQITDNQVVSKTTINDDLVRETTYTNVNGNYNVYGGFDYDKRIKLDSIRTVKLGVGVYGNFNRSINYNNDVQYAGKVRSISPELDVTFEWKDVFEIRPKYSVNFTKNTYDIEAFDDREFLSHELRLRTAFFLPKNFEWRNDINYVYNPNVAAGFQRSAWFWNATLAYSFLKDKMTATLKVYDLLDQNTNARRTATQNYIQDSQSTVLKQYFMLSLSWKFNSLGKKGEVNNRGFWRD from the coding sequence ATGAATAGACTACTTGTTGTCTTGGCATTGCTTTGTATATCAATGTCATTTTCCCAATCCAAGCATTTTGAAATTTCAGGAACTTTATTAACCGAAGAAGATCGTACGCCTTTAGAATCGGCAACAGTATATTTACAAAAAGAAAGAGATAGCTCACTAATTACATACACAATCTCCGATAAGAACGGTGAGTTTATACTAGAGAACAAAACTAGCGAGAAGTCGGCCAATATGTTTGTGTCTTATGTGGGGTATAATACCTACTTTAAAAAAGTAAATTTAGAGAAAGGGAAAATAAATCTTAAAGAAATTTTGATGCAGGTTAACTCTAACGCCTTAGACGAAGTCGTTATAAAATCAGCAGCGCCTGTAACCATTAAAAAAGATACTTTAGAGTTTAATGTAAAATCGTTTAAAACCAAAAAAGACGCCACTGTAGAAGATTTACTAAAACAGCTTCCTGGCGTAGAGGTAGACGACGAAGGACAAATTACAGTAAATGGTAAGCCCGTAAATAAAATTTTAGTTAATGGAAAGCCATTTTTTGGTGATGACCCAACAATAACTACCAAAAATTTAACCAAAGAAATTATCGATAAAATTCAAGTGGTCGATACAAAATCAAAATCGGAAGCCTTTACTGGAGAAACAACCGATGGCGAAAATAAAACCATTAACTTAACCATAAGCGAAGATAAAAACAAAGGCGTCTTTGGGCGTGTTGCGGCTGGCGTAGGAACAGACGAACGTTACGAAGCTGCCGGTATGCTTAATTACTTTAATAACGATAGGCGATTAAGTGTTTTAGCTGGCGGAAACAACATTAATTCGCCAGGGTTTAGTTTTGGTGAGATACGTAAAATGTTTGGCGGAGCAAGAAGCATGTCTATGTCTAGTAATGGCACATTTACTATAGATGGAAGAACATTTGGTGGCGGGCAAGGTATTACCGAATCGAGAAGTATAGGAGCCAATTACGCCGATGTATTAGGAAAAAAAGACAATGTAGATATCTCTGCCGATTATTTTCACTCAGGAAGTAGCTCAGAAAACGAAACCGCGTCGCAACGTGAAAATATTTTACCAGATTCTAGGTATTTTACTAACAGCAACTCGGTATCAAATAGTGATAGCAATAGCCATAGTGTAAATATGGGGTTTGATGTAGAAATAGATTCTACCTTCCTTATAAATGTAGACCCTTCATTTCGATTTTCAGATGGAAAAACAACATATAACAGTCGTGAGAACTCTAGAAACCAAGATGGACAGTTAACTAACGATTCGTACACCAATTCTTATGTAGAAAATCAAGCTAGAAGCTTTAGTAACCGCTTAAATGTAACTAAACGTTTTGGCGATAAAGGCGGTTATATTAGGATGAATATAAACAACGAAATAAGCACAAGAACATCAGATGATTACTTAAATTCTGAAACCAATATTTATGGTGAAGATGTGACCGACCCTAATAACCCCGATTTTGTGTTAATAGATCAAGAGGCACGAGATCAATACACCGATTCTGAAAACGAAGTCAATACAATAAGTTCTGGTATCACTTACAGGTTACCTATTGTAGCTAAAAGCTTGTTTTTAAACTTTCAATATAACTATACTCGCAGTAAAACTAACGATGTTAAAACAACATTAGACAGAAATGGAACTAACAATGAGTTTACCGATTTTAATCAAGATTTAAGTACAGATTTCGAGTATTTAGATGAAGAAAGTACACCAGGAATTTCTATAAACTATAATAAAGACAAATTTTACTCTAGAATAGGGGTGAGTTATTTGTTTAGAACCATGGAAAATACCGATTTTTTAAGGCCGCAATTGTCTATTAAACGCAAATTTGAAAACATGCAGATAAATTCTTATTTAAACTACAGATTTGGCAAAAACTCCTCGGTTTATTTTAATTACCGTTTGCGTAACGAAGCACCGCAATTATCACAATTACAAGCCTTTCAGGATGTGTCTAATCCATTAAATACAGTAACGGGTAATCCAAACTTAGATCCTTCTAATAATCACCGACTTTATTTTGGGTTTAACTCTTATAATTTTCAAGATAGAACAGGGTTTTACAGTTATTTTGGTGCACAAATAACCGATAATCAAGTGGTGTCAAAAACTACAATTAACGACGATTTAGTACGTGAAACAACCTATACCAATGTTAATGGAAACTATAATGTTTATGGTGGTTTTGATTATGATAAACGTATAAAACTAGATTCCATAAGAACAGTAAAATTAGGTGTGGGTGTTTACGGTAATTTTAATAGAAGTATCAATTACAATAACGATGTGCAATATGCAGGTAAAGTAAGATCGATATCACCAGAGTTAGATGTGACTTTCGAGTGGAAAGATGTTTTTGAAATAAGACCTAAATACAGCGTAAATTTCACAAAAAACACTTACGATATTGAAGCTTTTGATGACCGTGAATTTCTGTCTCATGAACTTCGATTACGAACAGCCTTTTTCTTGCCTAAAAACTTCGAGTGGCGCAACGATATAAATTATGTTTATAACCCTAACGTAGCCGCAGGCTTTCAAAGAAGTGCATGGTTCTGGAACGCGACATTAGCGTATTCTTTCTTAAAGGATAAAATGACAGCGACATTAAAAGTATACGATTTATTAGATCAAAATACCAATGCTAGAAGAACGGCAACACAAAACTATATTCAAGATAGTCAAAGTACGGTGTTAAAACAGTATTTTATGTTAAGTTTAAGTTGGAAATTTAATAGTCTTGGAAAAAAAGGCGAGGTTAATAATCGAGGTTTTTGGAGAGATTAA
- a CDS encoding SDR family oxidoreductase: MENKDKVVVVTGAGAGIGAATSKKFLDNGFKVVLSDLKVSNVEPVAESYDKDQYLLLAADVSDEDAVKNLVSKTIERFGKIDVLVNNAGVYGESEFTEGTTDEWNKLLGVDLNSVYFTSREIIPHLKDTKGCIVNVSSLSGLGGEDGHPIYNAVKGGVTNLTRSLAVNYGKFGIRVNAVCPTFVNTLLTKEMLKNEHTVKKVLDRIPLNRIAEPEDIAKAIYFLASDEASFISGVNLPVDGAVNASSGHPLNVGSYE; the protein is encoded by the coding sequence ATGGAAAATAAAGATAAAGTAGTTGTAGTTACTGGTGCCGGAGCAGGCATTGGAGCTGCAACATCAAAAAAATTTTTAGACAACGGATTTAAAGTTGTACTAAGCGATTTAAAAGTAAGCAATGTAGAACCAGTAGCAGAAAGCTATGATAAAGATCAGTATCTACTATTAGCAGCAGATGTTTCAGATGAAGACGCTGTAAAGAATTTGGTTTCGAAAACTATAGAACGATTTGGTAAAATAGATGTGTTAGTAAATAACGCAGGTGTTTATGGTGAAAGTGAATTTACCGAAGGCACAACTGATGAGTGGAATAAATTATTAGGTGTAGATTTAAATTCGGTTTACTTTACAAGTAGAGAGATTATACCACATTTAAAAGACACTAAAGGTTGTATAGTAAATGTGTCTTCTTTATCTGGTTTAGGAGGTGAAGATGGGCATCCAATTTATAACGCTGTAAAAGGTGGTGTAACCAATTTAACAAGGTCTTTGGCGGTTAACTACGGTAAATTTGGAATTCGAGTAAATGCAGTCTGTCCAACATTTGTAAATACCTTATTAACCAAAGAAATGTTGAAAAACGAGCACACAGTAAAAAAGGTTTTAGATCGTATACCATTAAACAGAATTGCAGAGCCAGAAGATATAGCTAAAGCAATTTACTTTTTAGCAAGTGATGAAGCTTCGTTTATTTCTGGTGTTAATCTTCCAGTTGATGGAGCGGTAAATGCTTCTAGTGGTCACCCATTAAATGTAGGAAGTTACGAGTAA
- the der gene encoding ribosome biogenesis GTPase Der, which translates to MSSIVAIVGRPNVGKSTFFNRLIQRREAIVDAVSGVTRDRHYGKSDWNGREFSLIDTGGYVVGSDDVFEAEIDKQVELAIDEADAIIFMVDVEAGVTGMDEDVAKLLRKIDKPVFLAVNKVDNAKRAEDAVEFYSLGLGEYYTIASINGSGTGDLLDALVEALPENETKQETDLPRFAVVGRPNAGKSSFINALIGEDRYIVTDIAGTTRDSIDTKYNRFGFEFNLVDTAGIRRKSKVKEDLEFYSVMRSVRAIEHSDVCLLVLDATRGFDAQVQNIFWLAERNRKGIVILVNKWDLVDKDNSTMKAFEKQIKREIEPFTDVPIIFMSALTKQRIYKAIETAVTVYKNRSKKIKTRKLNDVLLPIIQHTPPPAYKGKYVKIKFITQLPTPQPQFAFFCNLPQYVRDPYKRFLENKLRENFDFHGVPVTVYMRKK; encoded by the coding sequence ATGAGTAGCATAGTTGCCATAGTAGGTCGCCCAAATGTAGGGAAGTCAACATTTTTCAACAGATTAATACAACGTCGCGAAGCCATTGTTGATGCGGTAAGCGGTGTTACCCGTGATCGTCATTATGGTAAAAGCGATTGGAATGGTAGAGAGTTTTCTTTAATTGATACCGGAGGTTATGTTGTAGGAAGTGATGATGTTTTTGAAGCAGAAATAGACAAACAGGTAGAGTTAGCGATAGATGAAGCCGACGCCATTATCTTTATGGTTGATGTTGAAGCTGGTGTTACAGGAATGGATGAAGACGTTGCTAAGTTGCTTAGAAAAATAGATAAACCCGTTTTTCTGGCCGTAAATAAAGTTGATAATGCTAAACGCGCTGAAGATGCTGTAGAGTTTTATAGCTTAGGTTTAGGCGAATATTATACTATTGCTAGTATAAATGGTAGTGGAACCGGTGATTTATTAGATGCTTTAGTTGAAGCGTTACCAGAAAATGAAACCAAACAAGAAACAGATTTACCAAGATTTGCCGTTGTAGGACGCCCAAACGCAGGGAAATCCTCTTTTATTAACGCGCTTATTGGTGAGGATAGATATATTGTTACCGATATTGCTGGAACCACGAGAGATTCTATAGATACGAAATATAATCGTTTTGGATTTGAGTTTAATTTGGTAGATACAGCAGGGATTAGACGTAAATCTAAAGTAAAAGAAGATTTAGAGTTCTATTCAGTTATGCGAAGCGTTCGTGCTATCGAACATAGCGATGTGTGTTTATTAGTTTTAGATGCTACACGTGGGTTCGATGCTCAAGTGCAAAATATCTTTTGGTTAGCCGAGCGTAATCGTAAAGGCATTGTTATTTTAGTTAATAAGTGGGATTTAGTAGATAAAGATAACTCTACAATGAAAGCTTTTGAAAAGCAAATTAAAAGAGAAATAGAACCGTTCACCGATGTGCCTATTATTTTTATGTCGGCGCTTACAAAACAGCGTATTTACAAAGCCATAGAGACTGCTGTGACAGTTTATAAAAACCGCAGTAAGAAAATTAAAACCAGAAAACTTAACGATGTATTACTACCCATTATACAGCATACGCCACCACCAGCTTACAAAGGGAAGTATGTGAAAATTAAGTTTATTACCCAGTTGCCAACTCCGCAGCCGCAATTTGCGTTCTTTTGCAACCTACCACAGTATGTTAGAGATCCTTACAAGCGCTTTTTGGAAAATAAACTTCGAGAAAACTTTGATTTTCATGGTGTTCCAGTAACCGTTTATATGAGAAAAAAATAA
- a CDS encoding GTP-binding protein, giving the protein MAKTNEIILRPRFKRTLSISNDKALEVFDHAKTSQKAFIVSRVDDHVFIKLPVQERHFWTPQLHLEINRIDKSSSMLYGLFGPSPTVWTMFMFFHFIVATLFIGFSIWAYTNYNLDQDYAIQVFLMFFMILVWFVLYAFGRLGKQKGQTDMERLYSFMKKTLNLP; this is encoded by the coding sequence ATGGCTAAAACCAACGAAATTATTTTAAGACCGCGTTTTAAAAGAACGCTTAGCATTTCTAACGATAAAGCTCTTGAAGTTTTTGATCACGCTAAAACTTCTCAAAAAGCCTTTATTGTGTCTCGGGTAGATGACCATGTTTTTATAAAACTACCTGTACAAGAACGTCATTTTTGGACACCACAACTCCATTTAGAAATTAACCGTATTGATAAATCAAGTAGTATGCTGTACGGTTTATTTGGCCCCAGTCCAACCGTTTGGACCATGTTTATGTTTTTTCATTTTATTGTTGCCACCTTATTTATTGGTTTTTCCATTTGGGCGTATACCAACTATAATCTTGATCAAGATTATGCTATTCAAGTGTTTTTAATGTTTTTTATGATTCTTGTTTGGTTTGTACTTTATGCTTTTGGAAGACTAGGAAAACAAAAAGGACAAACAGATATGGAGCGTTTATATAGTTTTATGAAAAAAACCTTAAATTTACCTTAA
- a CDS encoding sulfite exporter TauE/SafE family protein, with product MKDINFIFLLLALGAEIIGTIGGFGSSVFFVPIGNFYFDFYSVLGLTALFHLSSNLSKIFLFKKGLDKKLLLYIGLPSVIFVIAGGFLSKVLDSVLLKIVLGLFLVGLSLLFLIKSNLILAPNKKNAIAGGAFSGFSAGLLGTGGAIRGLTMAAFNLEKSVFIATSAFIDFMIDFSRTFVYYNNGYIHNHDLKYVPFLFVIGILGSYIGKRILNYIPQTKFRKLSLSLILFIGIVTLLQLFFI from the coding sequence ATGAAAGATATTAACTTTATTTTTTTGCTACTAGCGTTAGGTGCCGAAATAATTGGAACTATTGGTGGTTTTGGATCATCGGTGTTTTTTGTGCCTATTGGTAATTTTTATTTTGATTTTTATTCGGTTTTAGGACTTACAGCTCTTTTTCATTTATCTAGTAATTTGAGTAAGATTTTCTTATTTAAAAAAGGGTTAGATAAAAAACTATTATTATACATTGGTTTGCCTTCTGTTATTTTTGTTATCGCAGGAGGTTTTTTATCTAAAGTACTAGATAGTGTTCTCCTTAAAATAGTTTTAGGATTATTTTTGGTAGGATTAAGTTTGTTATTCCTTATTAAGAGCAATTTAATCCTTGCGCCAAATAAAAAAAACGCCATTGCAGGAGGCGCTTTCTCTGGGTTTTCTGCTGGATTATTGGGAACCGGTGGCGCTATTAGAGGACTTACCATGGCTGCATTTAACTTAGAGAAAAGTGTATTTATTGCCACCTCGGCTTTTATAGATTTTATGATTGATTTCTCGAGAACTTTTGTCTATTACAATAATGGATACATTCATAATCATGATTTAAAGTATGTTCCTTTTCTATTTGTTATTGGAATATTGGGCTCTTACATAGGAAAAAGAATTTTAAATTATATCCCACAAACTAAATTCCGAAAACTTTCTTTATCTCTCATTCTCTTCATTGGAATAGTAACTTTGCTACAACTATTTTTCATATAG
- a CDS encoding tautomerase family protein, producing MPHIKINLLEGKTEAQKQELTDEIIKVAKKVLDYGDDAFSVAIQDYTKEEWKGDVYPNQIIAEEKKLYKKPGYKY from the coding sequence ATGCCACATATAAAAATAAATCTGTTAGAAGGAAAAACAGAAGCTCAAAAACAAGAGCTAACAGATGAAATCATTAAAGTAGCAAAAAAGGTTTTGGATTATGGTGACGATGCTTTTTCGGTAGCCATACAAGACTACACTAAAGAAGAATGGAAAGGTGATGTGTATCCAAACCAAATTATAGCTGAAGAAAAAAAACTATATAAAAAACCTGGATATAAATATTAA
- a CDS encoding DUF2255 family protein — protein sequence METLNEKAIEMISERNDFHIAPYREDGETFGTLTWIWVVEVEGNLYVRAYNGVNSRWYKSALSQKAGKIKSDGTEFKVQFQPISGEINDKIDEAYRTKYNGSPYLQSMISDRAKAATVKVY from the coding sequence ATGGAAACATTAAATGAAAAAGCAATAGAAATGATTTCCGAAAGGAATGATTTTCATATTGCACCTTATAGAGAAGATGGTGAAACTTTTGGAACCCTAACATGGATTTGGGTGGTTGAGGTAGAAGGTAACCTTTACGTTAGAGCTTACAATGGAGTAAATTCGAGATGGTATAAGTCGGCTTTATCTCAAAAAGCAGGTAAGATTAAATCTGATGGTACCGAGTTTAAAGTGCAGTTTCAACCTATTTCAGGAGAAATAAACGATAAAATAGACGAAGCTTACAGAACAAAATATAATGGTAGCCCATATTTGCAATCTATGATAAGTGATAGGGCAAAAGCTGCAACAGTGAAAGTTTATTAA
- a CDS encoding SIMPL domain-containing protein — translation MKNNLTATIFSIAIIIAAFLLGNSIMNRNKTEGTIAVTGLGKTDFTSDLIVWEGSFSKENSDLQQAYSDLEKDKKVISNYLKSKGITDEELVFDAVKSRKNTRAKYSDSGKYIGNEFLGYILTQSIQVESKDVEKVEDISREVTELLNKGIQFYSQPPRYYYTQLSDLKIEMISQATADARQRAERISENSGGTLGKLLSAKMGVFQITGQNSNEEYSWGGTYNTSSKEKTASITMKLDYEVD, via the coding sequence ATGAAAAACAATCTTACAGCCACTATTTTTTCAATCGCTATTATTATTGCTGCTTTTTTACTAGGAAATTCTATCATGAATAGAAATAAAACCGAAGGCACTATCGCGGTTACTGGATTAGGGAAAACAGATTTCACATCAGATCTTATTGTTTGGGAAGGTTCTTTTTCTAAAGAAAATAGTGATCTACAACAAGCCTATAGTGATTTAGAAAAAGATAAAAAAGTAATTTCCAATTATTTAAAATCTAAAGGAATTACCGATGAAGAGTTGGTTTTTGATGCTGTTAAAAGCAGAAAAAATACCCGAGCAAAATATAGTGACTCTGGAAAATATATAGGTAATGAGTTTTTAGGCTATATTCTTACACAATCTATTCAAGTAGAAAGTAAAGATGTTGAAAAAGTAGAAGATATTTCTCGTGAAGTTACCGAGTTACTTAACAAAGGTATTCAGTTTTACTCGCAACCACCACGTTATTATTACACCCAATTATCTGATTTAAAAATTGAAATGATTTCTCAAGCCACTGCTGATGCTAGGCAACGCGCCGAAAGAATTTCAGAAAACTCTGGAGGAACATTAGGAAAATTATTATCGGCTAAAATGGGCGTATTTCAAATTACAGGACAAAATTCTAACGAAGAATATTCTTGGGGAGGCACATACAACACCTCATCTAAAGAAAAAACAGCTTCAATTACCATGAAATTAGATTACGAAGTCGATTAA